A window of Gloeocapsa sp. PCC 73106 contains these coding sequences:
- the der gene encoding ribosome biogenesis GTPase Der, translating to MSLPIVAIIGRPNVGKSTLVNRLAKDKQAIVHDEPGITRDRTYQPAFWQDRDFTIVDTGGLVFDDDTELIPQIREQTMLALNEATAAIFIVDGQVGVTTGDMEIASWLRQQSVPVLLGVNKCESVATGLVQATEFWELGLGEPLPFSAIHGNGTGELLDLLIEYLPPTTEIEEIPEIKVAIVGRPNVGKSSLFNNLTGENRCIVSPISGTTRDAIDTVIEHDGQVYRLIDTAGIRKKKNVEYGVEFFGINRSFRAIHRSDVVLLVIDALDEVTDQDLKLAARVIEEGRAVILVVNKWDAVDKDSYTIYEYTKLIKDRLYYMDWAEILFVSAKTGQRVPKIFDLIKTAATEHRRRVTTAVINEVIQEAISWQSPPTTRQGKQGKIYYGTQVTTAPPAIALFVNDPQRFTENYRRYIEGQFRKQLGFIGTPIRLFWKGKKVREAERETANRATKV from the coding sequence ATGTCTTTACCTATTGTGGCAATTATTGGTAGACCCAATGTGGGAAAATCTACCTTAGTCAATCGTCTCGCCAAAGATAAACAGGCGATTGTTCATGATGAACCGGGAATTACGCGCGATCGCACTTACCAACCCGCTTTTTGGCAAGATCGCGATTTCACCATCGTCGATACTGGGGGATTGGTTTTTGACGACGATACCGAGTTAATACCCCAAATTCGCGAACAAACTATGCTCGCTTTAAACGAAGCTACAGCGGCAATCTTTATTGTAGACGGACAAGTAGGAGTAACCACGGGAGACATGGAAATAGCTTCTTGGTTACGTCAGCAATCGGTTCCAGTGTTATTAGGGGTAAATAAGTGTGAGTCGGTAGCAACAGGGTTAGTTCAAGCCACGGAATTCTGGGAGTTGGGATTGGGAGAACCTCTACCATTTAGTGCGATTCACGGCAATGGTACGGGTGAACTACTTGATCTATTAATTGAATATCTTCCCCCTACCACGGAAATAGAGGAAATCCCAGAAATAAAGGTGGCAATCGTGGGACGTCCTAACGTGGGTAAATCTAGTCTGTTTAATAATCTTACGGGAGAAAATCGCTGTATCGTCAGTCCTATTTCTGGTACAACTAGAGACGCTATAGACACCGTTATTGAACACGATGGTCAAGTCTACCGCTTAATTGATACCGCGGGTATTCGTAAAAAGAAAAATGTTGAGTATGGCGTCGAATTCTTCGGTATTAATCGTTCTTTTAGGGCGATACATCGTTCTGACGTGGTTTTACTCGTGATTGACGCTCTAGACGAGGTAACGGACCAAGATCTCAAATTAGCGGCGCGAGTCATTGAGGAAGGGCGCGCTGTGATATTGGTGGTTAATAAATGGGATGCGGTTGATAAAGACTCTTACACTATCTATGAGTATACGAAACTAATCAAGGACCGTCTTTACTATATGGATTGGGCGGAAATCCTCTTTGTTAGCGCAAAAACTGGTCAAAGAGTCCCCAAAATATTTGATTTAATTAAAACAGCCGCAACAGAACACCGTCGCCGTGTTACCACTGCTGTAATCAATGAGGTGATTCAAGAAGCGATTAGTTGGCAATCTCCTCCCACTACTCGGCAGGGAAAACAGGGTAAAATTTATTACGGTACCCAAGTAACCACTGCTCCTCCAGCGATCGCTCTGTTTGTTAACGATCCTCAGCGTTTTACTGAGAACTATCGTCGCTATATCGAGGGTCAATTCCGCAAACAACTCGGTTTTATCGGTACCCCTATTCGCCTCTTTTGGAAGGGCAAAAAAGTACGGGAAGCTGAAAGAGAGACCGCTAACCGAGCTACTAAAGTTTAA
- a CDS encoding RidA family protein: MSHQVIKTKSAPEPVGPYNQAIAAKGTLVFLAGQIPLDPHTGQIVGENEITAQTQQVMKNIEAILRASGANWSNVVKTTVFLTDLGNFGEMNQVYAQYFPESTAPARACVEVSRLPKDVLVEIECIAVVE; this comes from the coding sequence ATGAGTCATCAAGTAATTAAGACTAAATCAGCCCCTGAGCCAGTAGGACCTTATAATCAGGCGATCGCAGCTAAAGGGACCTTAGTTTTTCTCGCAGGGCAAATTCCCCTAGATCCTCACACCGGTCAAATCGTGGGGGAAAATGAGATTACCGCACAAACCCAGCAGGTTATGAAAAATATTGAAGCGATCTTGAGAGCATCTGGGGCTAATTGGTCTAATGTAGTTAAAACAACCGTTTTTTTAACTGATTTAGGCAACTTTGGCGAGATGAATCAAGTATACGCTCAATACTTCCCTGAGAGTACCGCTCCCGCTAGAGCTTGTGTGGAGGTATCTCGTCTACCGAAGGATGTTTTAGTAGAAATAGAATGTATAGCGGTGGTAGAGTAA
- a CDS encoding nucleoside deaminase, whose protein sequence is MDEFMIEAIAEAKQGLSEGGIPIGSVLVKDGQIIGRGHNKRIQNNDPMTHAEIDCLRNAGRIGVYSNTTLYSTLMPCYLCAGAVVQFGIKKVIAGESQTFPGAKEFMEFHQVEVIDLDLDECKELMQTFITNNPSLWFEDIGLESANI, encoded by the coding sequence ATGGATGAATTTATGATAGAGGCGATCGCCGAAGCAAAACAGGGTCTTTCTGAAGGAGGAATTCCCATCGGTTCTGTTTTAGTCAAAGACGGACAAATCATTGGGAGAGGACATAATAAAAGGATTCAAAACAACGATCCCATGACTCACGCAGAAATAGATTGTCTACGTAATGCAGGTAGAATCGGGGTTTACAGCAACACCACTCTCTACTCTACCCTCATGCCTTGCTACTTGTGTGCTGGCGCAGTAGTGCAATTCGGCATCAAAAAAGTTATCGCAGGAGAATCACAAACCTTTCCTGGGGCTAAAGAATTCATGGAATTCCATCAAGTGGAGGTAATCGATTTAGATTTAGATGAATGCAAGGAATTAATGCAAACGTTTATTACTAATAATCCCTCACTCTGGTTTGAAGATATAGGGTTAGAGTCAGCAAATATTTAA
- a CDS encoding M20 family metallopeptidase, with protein sequence MLTKIKEIAENIAPRLIDIRRHIHAHPELSGQEYQTAVYVAGILSSCGLHVRESVGKTGVIGELEGKGIDQRILAIRTDMDALPIQEQTKLEYASRHPGIMHACGHDIHTTLGLGTAMILSQLPETLPGNIRFLFQPAEEIAQGASWMVQDGAMQDVSGVFGVHVFPSIPARSIGIRYGVLTAAADDLEIFIEGESGHGARPHEAIDAIWIAAQVITTLQQAISRTQNPLRPLVLTIGQITGGRAPNVIASQVRLAGTVRSLHPETHANLPEWIEKIVAHICHTYGAKYQVNYRRGIPSVQNDQDLTKITEEAAREAWGSEYVQILTEPSLGAEDFSIYLQHAPGTMFRLGVGRLDQRNHPLHHPQFEVDESSIITGVVTLAYSAYKYWLG encoded by the coding sequence ATGCTCACTAAAATCAAAGAAATAGCCGAAAATATCGCTCCTCGTCTGATCGACATTCGTCGTCATATTCATGCTCATCCCGAACTGAGTGGACAAGAATATCAAACTGCAGTCTATGTTGCGGGAATTTTGTCTTCCTGTGGGCTGCACGTAAGAGAATCTGTGGGTAAAACGGGGGTAATTGGGGAGTTAGAGGGTAAAGGAATAGATCAGAGAATTTTGGCGATTCGTACTGACATGGACGCTCTACCGATTCAAGAGCAAACTAAGTTAGAATATGCTTCTCGCCATCCTGGGATTATGCACGCTTGTGGACACGATATACATACTACCCTGGGATTAGGAACAGCTATGATTTTGTCACAATTGCCAGAAACTTTACCGGGAAACATACGTTTTTTGTTTCAACCGGCCGAAGAAATCGCCCAGGGAGCGAGCTGGATGGTACAAGACGGGGCGATGCAAGATGTCAGTGGTGTTTTTGGTGTCCATGTATTCCCCTCGATTCCTGCTCGTTCCATTGGTATTAGATATGGTGTGTTAACTGCTGCTGCAGATGACTTAGAAATATTTATTGAGGGAGAATCCGGACATGGTGCGCGTCCTCATGAAGCGATCGACGCTATCTGGATCGCCGCCCAAGTAATCACTACTCTACAACAGGCGATTAGTCGTACCCAGAACCCATTACGTCCTTTGGTGTTAACTATTGGACAAATTACCGGGGGTAGAGCGCCCAATGTTATCGCCTCTCAAGTACGTTTGGCGGGAACTGTACGCTCTCTTCATCCAGAAACTCACGCCAATTTACCCGAATGGATCGAGAAAATTGTCGCCCATATTTGTCATACCTACGGTGCTAAATACCAAGTAAATTACCGTAGAGGCATTCCTTCAGTACAAAATGATCAAGACCTGACTAAAATTACTGAAGAAGCTGCTAGAGAAGCTTGGGGAAGCGAATACGTTCAAATTCTGACCGAACCTTCTTTAGGTGCTGAGGATTTTTCTATCTATCTCCAACACGCACCAGGAACAATGTTTCGCTTAGGAGTAGGGCGTCTAGATCAACGCAATCACCCGTTACATCATCCTCAGTTTGAAGTAGACGAATCGTCGATTATCACAGGAGTTGTAACTCTAGCTTATTCAGCTTATAAATACTGGCTTGGTTGA
- the tpiA gene encoding triose-phosphate isomerase, with the protein MRKIIIAGNWKMHKTQAEALEFWQVFNSKLRTKGENKEVVLCAPFTCLSFLAKHLDNTGVLVGAQNIHWEDEGAYTGEVSGGMLTEIGVSYVIVGHSERRQYFADTNETVNFRLLAAQKHGLTPILCIGETKAQRDAEETDNVIINQIKKGIVDVDQNNLVIAYEPIWAIGTGETCEATEANRIIGLIRSQLTNSDVPIQYGGSVNPNNVDEIMTQPEIDGALVGGASLDPVGFARIVNYQ; encoded by the coding sequence GTGCGAAAAATTATCATTGCTGGTAACTGGAAAATGCATAAAACCCAAGCAGAAGCCTTGGAGTTTTGGCAAGTATTTAACTCTAAGCTTAGAACAAAAGGCGAAAACAAAGAAGTGGTATTATGTGCGCCATTTACCTGTTTAAGTTTCCTGGCTAAACACTTAGATAACACTGGGGTACTAGTGGGAGCTCAAAATATACATTGGGAAGATGAGGGAGCTTACACTGGAGAGGTTTCTGGAGGTATGTTAACGGAAATAGGCGTTAGCTACGTAATCGTCGGTCACAGCGAAAGGCGTCAATACTTTGCAGATACCAATGAAACAGTCAATTTTCGCTTACTAGCCGCTCAAAAACACGGTTTGACTCCTATTCTTTGCATTGGAGAAACTAAAGCCCAAAGAGACGCAGAGGAAACAGATAACGTAATTATCAATCAAATTAAAAAAGGTATAGTCGACGTTGATCAAAATAACTTAGTGATCGCCTATGAACCGATTTGGGCGATCGGTACCGGGGAGACTTGTGAAGCTACCGAAGCTAATCGCATCATTGGTTTAATTCGTTCCCAGTTAACTAACTCAGATGTCCCGATTCAATATGGAGGTTCAGTTAACCCCAATAATGTTGATGAAATCATGACTCAACCAGAAATCGACGGCGCTTTAGTAGGTGGTGCTAGTCTAGATCCAGTAGGCTTTGCTCGTATCGTCAACTACCAATAA
- a CDS encoding chlorophyll a/b-binding protein — MSQRSFVVEERGRLNNYAIEPKMYVDSTQQFGFNQYAEKINGRFAMIGFVSLIGFELIAHQGLMTWLGNL; from the coding sequence ATGTCACAACGTAGTTTTGTAGTCGAAGAAAGAGGACGCTTAAACAACTACGCTATTGAGCCCAAGATGTACGTTGACTCCACCCAACAGTTTGGTTTTAACCAATACGCAGAAAAAATTAACGGACGTTTCGCCATGATTGGCTTCGTTTCCTTGATAGGTTTTGAATTAATCGCACACCAAGGTTTGATGACTTGGTTGGGGAATCTCTAG
- a CDS encoding FAD/NAD(P)-binding protein, whose translation MIIITKQGHKDTVDSIIDRIDLAVVGGGPQSLTLVNNLLQKKPRWRHRFIVIETSGNWLTQWQKQFQAFEIPHLRSPAVHHPDPNPYALRSFAEKRPEELFPPYDLPGTQLFKDFCDEVIQRRQLESKIHPGKVEKIIPSQGYHRLELVLSDGSIISARRVILANNYTQLQLPQWVSYQVRVNTYT comes from the coding sequence ATGATTATCATTACTAAACAAGGTCATAAAGACACAGTGGACTCAATCATTGATAGAATTGACTTAGCGGTTGTGGGTGGGGGTCCCCAGTCGCTAACTTTAGTCAATAACTTATTACAAAAGAAACCCCGGTGGCGTCATCGCTTCATCGTCATTGAGACATCTGGTAACTGGTTGACCCAGTGGCAAAAACAATTTCAAGCTTTTGAGATTCCTCATTTAAGATCGCCTGCGGTGCATCACCCTGATCCTAACCCCTACGCTTTAAGAAGTTTTGCCGAAAAGCGTCCTGAGGAATTGTTTCCCCCCTATGATTTACCAGGGACCCAATTATTTAAAGACTTTTGTGATGAAGTAATTCAAAGAAGGCAATTAGAGAGCAAAATTCATCCAGGAAAAGTAGAGAAAATTATTCCCTCCCAGGGATATCATCGCCTTGAGCTAGTCTTAAGTGACGGAAGCATCATTAGTGCACGTCGAGTTATCTTGGCAAATAATTACACTCAATTGCAATTACCCCAATGGGTATCATATCAAGTCCGGGTAAATACTTATACATAA
- a CDS encoding NADH-quinone oxidoreductase subunit K, with protein MLEAFVFGTVLCGFFGIIWKKNLVMKIVSMDVMSTGVIAYYVLVASRLGLFTPIIGDADPTDIVYADPVPQAVILTGIVIGFSIQSLMLVSVMKLARDNPTLESEEIEKNNTP; from the coding sequence GTGTTAGAAGCATTCGTATTTGGAACGGTACTGTGCGGATTTTTTGGCATTATTTGGAAAAAGAATTTGGTAATGAAAATTGTCTCCATGGATGTAATGAGTACAGGAGTCATAGCCTATTACGTACTAGTCGCGTCAAGATTGGGTTTGTTCACACCGATTATAGGCGATGCGGATCCGACAGATATTGTCTACGCCGATCCGGTGCCTCAAGCAGTGATCTTAACAGGTATTGTCATTGGCTTCTCGATTCAATCCCTAATGCTAGTCAGTGTCATGAAGTTAGCAAGAGATAATCCGACCTTAGAAAGCGAAGAGATCGAGAAGAACAACACCCCATGA
- a CDS encoding cation:proton antiporter, giving the protein MSNITIAWLALPFFLGFLIYLFPKSDRYLGLVIGITSTLYALTVLISDSPLSLQLVDSFGVTLLVDQLSGYFILTNGLVTLAVIIYCWTTPKTSFFYTQATILHGSVNAVFICADLISLYVALEVISIAVFLLIAYPRSDRSIWVALRYLFISNTAMLFYLIGAVLVYQSHHTFSFAGLETAPPEGIALILMGLLTKGGIFISGFWLPLTHSESESPVSALLSGIVIKAGAFPLIRFSLMLEDIGSIVTLFGVGAAVLGVSYAIFEKDTKRLLALSTISQLGWMLAAPPVAGFYALNHGLAKASLFLTVGALPSRNFQELEQRPINTQLWIVLVIGALSLSGFPLLGGFGAKSLVMGYLSPWQTVIMSLAAVGTAIAFAKVIFLRPGGKEPVRAGVWLGVSILSGALIIAGFVFFQVYTFDKIAKALITIALGWLAYGILIRKFSITLPRVLEQFEHLIGMMSLIVILVFWMVWV; this is encoded by the coding sequence ATGAGTAATATTACTATTGCTTGGCTCGCTTTACCCTTTTTTCTGGGGTTTTTAATTTATTTATTTCCAAAGAGCGATCGCTATCTAGGGTTGGTAATAGGAATAACTTCTACGTTATATGCTCTTACAGTCTTAATCTCCGACTCGCCACTTAGTCTGCAACTTGTGGACAGTTTTGGTGTAACTCTACTAGTAGATCAACTCAGTGGTTATTTTATCTTGACTAACGGGTTAGTCACCCTAGCCGTTATTATCTACTGTTGGACTACCCCTAAAACATCCTTTTTTTATACTCAAGCTACTATTCTTCACGGTAGCGTCAACGCCGTATTCATTTGTGCTGATTTAATTAGTTTATACGTAGCCTTAGAAGTAATCAGTATTGCTGTTTTTCTGTTGATTGCTTATCCTCGCTCCGATCGCTCGATTTGGGTAGCTTTGCGCTATCTTTTTATCAGCAACACCGCCATGCTTTTCTATCTCATTGGTGCGGTGCTAGTCTATCAATCCCATCATACTTTTAGTTTTGCCGGTTTAGAGACTGCGCCACCAGAAGGGATAGCCTTAATATTAATGGGCTTACTTACCAAAGGGGGAATTTTTATTTCAGGATTCTGGCTACCCCTAACTCATTCTGAGTCAGAAAGTCCTGTATCGGCTCTGTTGTCGGGAATCGTGATTAAAGCTGGTGCTTTCCCCTTGATACGCTTTTCGTTGATGCTAGAAGATATAGGCAGTATTGTCACTCTTTTTGGAGTGGGAGCTGCGGTATTAGGAGTTAGTTACGCGATCTTCGAAAAAGATACTAAACGTCTATTGGCTTTGAGTACGATTTCCCAATTAGGTTGGATGCTAGCAGCTCCTCCTGTAGCTGGATTTTATGCTCTTAACCACGGACTAGCCAAAGCTTCCCTGTTTTTGACAGTAGGAGCATTACCTAGTCGTAACTTCCAAGAATTAGAGCAGAGACCGATTAACACCCAACTCTGGATAGTACTAGTAATAGGGGCTTTGTCTTTGTCGGGTTTTCCACTTTTAGGGGGATTTGGGGCTAAATCTCTAGTTATGGGTTATCTTTCACCCTGGCAAACCGTGATTATGAGTTTGGCTGCGGTAGGAACAGCTATAGCCTTTGCTAAAGTCATTTTTCTGCGTCCAGGGGGAAAAGAGCCAGTTAGAGCAGGTGTATGGCTGGGAGTAAGCATACTCAGTGGCGCTCTGATTATCGCAGGTTTTGTTTTTTTTCAAGTTTATACCTTTGATAAGATCGCTAAAGCGTTAATTACTATCGCTCTGGGTTGGCTAGCTTATGGTATCCTAATACGCAAGTTTTCAATTACTCTTCCACGGGTATTGGAGCAATTCGAGCATTTGATTGGGATGATGAGTTTAATTGTGATCCTAGTTTTCTGGATGGTGTGGGTATGA
- a CDS encoding Na+/H+ antiporter subunit E, which yields MIGPLNLTLRLVIWFLLTSDLSPANIMLGIAIALFLPSGRKTSESLKDWLEVLGKILVAIPVAYIEAVEIMIRPHNQEEIIREQVQPKRTPGLIFLDIFLITFTPKTIVIKYAQEGWYLVHRIQRRLQG from the coding sequence ATGATTGGACCTTTGAACTTGACACTACGACTGGTGATTTGGTTTTTACTTACCTCGGACTTAAGTCCAGCGAACATCATGCTGGGTATAGCGATCGCTCTATTTTTACCCAGTGGTCGCAAAACTTCTGAATCGCTCAAAGACTGGTTAGAGGTATTGGGGAAAATTCTGGTGGCTATTCCTGTAGCTTATATTGAAGCGGTAGAAATCATGATCCGTCCCCATAACCAGGAAGAGATAATCAGGGAACAAGTCCAACCCAAAAGAACACCGGGGTTGATTTTTTTGGATATATTTCTGATCACTTTTACTCCTAAGACTATTGTCATCAAATACGCTCAAGAAGGTTGGTATTTAGTACATAGAATCCAACGGAGGCTACAGGGATGA
- a CDS encoding monovalent cation/H(+) antiporter subunit G, protein MINLFSNICLTVGLVFWFWGTFQLVSDRSVLFKLHGLSVSDTLGSMIIVIGLLLRIPREWPLLILGLISLAIWNTVLGYVLAYCSTSESEHE, encoded by the coding sequence ATGATCAACTTGTTTAGTAATATCTGTTTAACTGTGGGTCTCGTTTTTTGGTTCTGGGGAACTTTCCAGCTTGTGAGCGATCGCTCGGTTCTCTTTAAACTCCATGGTCTTTCTGTATCTGATACCCTCGGCTCGATGATTATCGTTATCGGTTTACTATTAAGAATACCCAGAGAATGGCCTTTACTGATTCTCGGTCTTATATCTCTAGCGATCTGGAATACTGTACTGGGGTACGTCTTAGCCTACTGTTCTACAAGTGAGAGTGAGCATGAATGA
- a CDS encoding DUF4040 domain-containing protein, with translation MNEFYLYPLIALLPLTAVMLVIQYNPYHALVIRGFLGAVAAMVYSILGGADVALTEALVGTMLSIMLYAIAVRSSLVLRLGILTEAQIDERFEQLLTQLRQILGKRYLRLELVPYPDAQALEKALAAKEVHATCIQNGQPYTTITRIRRIYEIMQSELKTPEVILTYLEEKHQP, from the coding sequence ATGAATGAATTTTATCTTTACCCACTCATCGCTCTGTTACCCTTAACCGCGGTTATGTTAGTAATACAATATAATCCCTATCACGCTCTGGTGATTCGGGGCTTCTTGGGAGCAGTAGCGGCGATGGTATACTCGATTCTGGGGGGCGCGGACGTGGCTCTGACGGAGGCTTTAGTCGGTACTATGCTCTCGATTATGCTCTATGCGATAGCGGTGCGATCGTCTCTAGTTCTGCGCTTGGGGATACTTACAGAAGCACAGATAGATGAACGTTTTGAGCAACTATTAACTCAATTGCGCCAAATTTTAGGTAAACGATATCTTCGACTAGAATTAGTTCCCTATCCTGACGCCCAAGCCTTAGAAAAAGCTCTAGCGGCTAAAGAAGTACACGCTACCTGCATTCAAAACGGACAACCCTACACTACAATCACCAGGATTCGACGTATCTATGAAATTATGCAAAGCGAACTTAAGACACCCGAGGTAATTCTAACCTACCTAGAGGAGAAGCATCAGCCATGA
- a CDS encoding Na(+)/H(+) antiporter subunit B — protein MKWIYVIAGLALYVKMLVIPNPELTPGDISITELVVAESGVPNAVAGIIFRNRLYDTIFEVVVFTIAILGARFLLANEQPESKFYNFTDEPSIILARLGATISALVSIELAIRGHLSPGGGFAAGVAGGTAIGLVAITSSPQWMEAIYERWHAAIWEKVSVLVFIVLAVITLCGIELPQGELGTLISGGIIPLLNIIVAIKVALGSWAAVLVFIRYRGLF, from the coding sequence ATGAAATGGATTTATGTAATAGCGGGTTTAGCGCTATACGTCAAAATGCTAGTTATTCCTAATCCGGAACTTACCCCAGGAGATATTTCCATCACCGAATTAGTGGTAGCCGAGAGTGGAGTTCCTAATGCTGTGGCGGGTATTATTTTCAGAAATCGACTCTACGATACCATTTTTGAAGTGGTAGTATTTACGATCGCCATCTTGGGAGCTCGTTTTCTCTTGGCGAATGAACAACCAGAGAGCAAGTTTTATAATTTTACCGACGAACCCTCGATCATCTTGGCGCGGTTGGGAGCGACGATATCTGCTTTAGTAAGTATTGAACTGGCTATCAGAGGTCATCTTAGCCCGGGTGGAGGTTTTGCCGCAGGAGTAGCTGGAGGTACGGCAATTGGCTTGGTAGCGATTACCTCATCACCTCAATGGATGGAAGCGATTTATGAACGTTGGCACGCAGCTATCTGGGAAAAGGTTTCAGTTCTGGTTTTTATAGTTTTGGCGGTTATTACTTTGTGTGGAATAGAGTTACCACAAGGAGAATTAGGAACCCTAATTAGCGGGGGGATTATTCCCCTACTCAACATTATTGTAGCGATTAAGGTCGCTTTGGGTTCTTGGGCTGCTGTTTTAGTGTTTATCCGCTATCGAGGTTTGTTTTAA
- a CDS encoding alpha/beta fold hydrolase, giving the protein MLIDALWLNVSPSLKKLDEPLLNHLSQRLTIAQWEYLQDPDEANSIFIAMSLLNGYLEQLSEPVHLLGHGTGGLLGLMYARRYPEKIRSLTLLGVGVYPAIDWQAHYYFKLQMLPCSRHLVLGMMVQSLFGYQSGELRQEFIEILDQDLKTSLCSHNLYRQLKIFPGGVLMPLLVCGSENDVVVDQNSYQGWQTWLKPGDRLRQFPLGRYFFHYFYPQAVGKAILDYWSDLPNQIELKQSPIGNKNHNIIPGTYYNFKYGNNFTAN; this is encoded by the coding sequence ATGTTGATAGATGCGTTATGGTTAAATGTAAGTCCTAGCTTGAAAAAATTAGATGAACCTTTACTCAATCATTTATCCCAACGGCTAACTATCGCTCAATGGGAGTATCTTCAAGATCCCGATGAAGCTAATTCGATTTTTATAGCGATGTCATTACTTAATGGGTATTTGGAGCAACTTTCTGAGCCTGTGCACTTGTTAGGACATGGTACAGGAGGATTACTAGGATTAATGTATGCACGCCGTTATCCTGAGAAGATACGTTCTCTAACTCTGCTAGGGGTGGGTGTATATCCAGCGATCGATTGGCAAGCACATTATTATTTTAAATTACAGATGTTGCCCTGCTCACGTCATCTAGTTTTAGGGATGATGGTTCAGAGTTTATTTGGTTATCAGTCGGGTGAATTGAGACAAGAATTTATTGAAATTTTAGATCAAGATTTAAAGACTTCTCTGTGTTCCCACAATCTCTATCGACAGTTAAAGATTTTTCCCGGGGGAGTACTTATGCCACTTTTAGTTTGTGGGAGTGAAAATGATGTGGTGGTTGATCAAAACTCCTATCAGGGTTGGCAAACCTGGCTTAAGCCAGGCGATCGCCTTAGGCAATTTCCCTTGGGTAGATATTTTTTCCATTATTTTTATCCCCAAGCAGTCGGTAAAGCGATCCTTGACTATTGGAGTGATTTACCGAACCAAATTGAGTTAAAACAAAGCCCTATAGGGAATAAAAACCACAATATTATCCCAGGAACCTACTATAACTTTAAGTATGGGAATAATTTCACCGCTAACTAA
- the fldA gene encoding flavodoxin FldA produces MAKIGLFYGTQTGNTQTIAELIQRELGGDSVVDLIDIADAETDDFSNYEYVIVGCPTWNVGELQSDWEGFYEDLDKINFQGKKVAYFGPGDQIGYSDNFQDAMGILEEKIASLGAKTVGYWPVDGYDFNESKAVRNGKFVGLAIDEDNQSELTNSRVKTWVSQIKGEFAL; encoded by the coding sequence ATGGCAAAGATTGGTTTATTTTACGGCACTCAAACAGGTAACACTCAAACTATCGCTGAATTGATTCAACGAGAATTAGGCGGAGATTCAGTAGTTGATTTGATCGACATCGCTGACGCCGAGACGGATGACTTTAGTAACTACGAATATGTCATAGTGGGTTGTCCGACTTGGAACGTTGGCGAGTTGCAAAGCGATTGGGAGGGTTTCTACGAAGATTTAGACAAGATCAATTTCCAGGGCAAAAAGGTAGCCTATTTTGGTCCTGGAGATCAAATAGGTTACTCTGACAATTTCCAAGATGCTATGGGTATTCTAGAGGAGAAAATTGCCTCTTTAGGTGCTAAAACCGTGGGTTATTGGCCCGTGGATGGCTACGATTTTAACGAGTCAAAAGCCGTACGTAACGGTAAATTTGTAGGCTTAGCCATTGATGAAGATAATCAATCGGAATTGACTAATAGTCGTGTTAAAACTTGGGTAAGTCAGATCAAGGGCGAATTCGCTTTATAG